AATATCGCCAAGCTGCGGTTTTAGAATTCCGTTAAAATGCTTTGACAGCGTTGACTTTCCAGAGCCATTATGACCAATTATCGCCACATATTCACCCGGATGTACATCAAAGGTAACGTTCTGCAGAACAGGAACAGTCTTTTGGTTGTTAATTGTATATTCAAACGAAATTCCATCTATTTTAATGAATGGTTTACTCATTACACTCCCCTTCCTCCATCAACATTCATGATTTCCCCAGTAACAGCCCTGGCGAGATCAGAAGCAAGATATAGTGCCGCTTGGGCAATATCCTCAGGCTGAATTAACGTACCTAAAGGAACACTTTCAAGAAAAATTTTCTTTTTATCCTCTTCTACTTTTTGCGGATCGCCAGGTAAAAATCTCTCAAGCATTGGTGTTTCAGCAGGGCCTGGATTAATGGCATTGACCCGTATTTTAAAAGGAGCCAATTCCAGCGCCAATGCCCTGGTTAACATAATCGCTGCTCCTTTAGATGCACAATATGCATTTAATCCTGGCCTGGCCCTTATTCCTGCTATCGATGCGATATTTATAATCGATCCTTTTTCCTTTCTTTTCATAATAGGAACAAGATGACGGGTTGTTAGAAAAATCGATTTCAAATTAACAGACATAATTTTATCCCATTCACTTAAGCTCATTTCTTCTATCGGGGTAAAGAATTGCGGAACGCCGGCACAATTAATCAGAATATCTATATCTTCAAATTCATTAAATGCCTCTTTGACAAGATTTTGGACACTTTCGTCATCTCCTACATCTGTATAAACCGTCTTAACGTGTCCTGTTCGATCTATTTCTTCCGCCGTCTGGTCTGCTGCATCTTTATTTATGTCAGATAGAACCACGTTTGCCCCTTGTGCTGCAAACAATTTAGCTGCAGCTTTTCCCATACCTGAGCCCGCACCTGTAATAACGGCTGTTTTTCCTTCTAACAATCTTGCAGTCACAGGTTCATCACCACCATTCGCTCATCTGTCATTTCTTGAATCGCATAGTGCGGCCCTTCCTTCCCAAGGCCACTGTTTTTCACTCCCCCATAAGGCATAACGTCATTACGATAAGTGGATACATCATTAATAATGACTCCACCGTATTCCAGAACTTTTGCCGCCCTCATAGCCAGCTGCAAATCACGTGTGAAAATTCCTGCCTGTAAACCATATTCTGATTGATTAGCAGAATGAAATGCCTCTTCAATATCTTGATAAGGGATGATACAAACGATTGGGGCAAAGACTTCTTTACATACAACCTTCATGGCAGGATTCGTGTCAACGAGTACCACTGGATATAAGACCGCCCCTTCCCTCTTTAATGGAAGCAAAGATTTGGCACCTTGTTCTATGGCTTCTCTCACCCATTCCTCTGATCGAATAGCATCTTTCTCACTGATCATCGGGCCCACATCTGTTTCTGTTTTTTCAGGATCGCCGACTATCAGCTGCTGAACATGCGATAAGTAGTTTTCCGTAAACTCTTTTAATACCGATTGATGGATATATAAGCGCTGTACAGCTATACAGGCTTGTCCAGCATTATGAAAACTTCGGCTTGCCGTCAGTTTTGCAGCAAGTTCAAGATCTGCATCATTATGAACAATATTTGGAGAATTGTTTCCCAGTTCAAGCGCCACAGGCCTCAGTCCGCTTCGTTCTTTAATATGCTTGCCTACTTCACCAGAACCCGTGAACGTATACATGGCAATTCGTTCATCTTCCAATAGCCATTCACCCACTTCACTTCCTGTTCCGGTAATGATGTTCACATATCCCTTGGGAAGACCTGCTTCTTCTAAGAGTTCTACTAGCTGAAAGGTCGCAAGAGGAGTTGAAGTTGCTGGTTTAATTACAATGGTATTTCCAGCCGCAAGAGCTGGCGCTA
The window above is part of the Metabacillus dongyingensis genome. Proteins encoded here:
- a CDS encoding aldehyde dehydrogenase family protein, which translates into the protein MTEIQTSLLNHKNFHLYINGEHIHTVHHIPVYHKYTGELIASISKAEKQHVKEAVSAAEKIFKSNKLTAYQRSNILSKAADLMEQRRENFEVSLVREVGKTRKDASGELDRTINTIRLSAEEAKRIAGEMIPLQATEGSDNRLGFTIRVPKGVIGVITPFNYPLLLGIHKIAPALAAGNTIVIKPATSTPLATFQLVELLEEAGLPKGYVNIITGTGSEVGEWLLEDERIAMYTFTGSGEVGKHIKERSGLRPVALELGNNSPNIVHNDADLELAAKLTASRSFHNAGQACIAVQRLYIHQSVLKEFTENYLSHVQQLIVGDPEKTETDVGPMISEKDAIRSEEWVREAIEQGAKSLLPLKREGAVLYPVVLVDTNPAMKVVCKEVFAPIVCIIPYQDIEEAFHSANQSEYGLQAGIFTRDLQLAMRAAKVLEYGGVIINDVSTYRNDVMPYGGVKNSGLGKEGPHYAIQEMTDERMVVMNL
- a CDS encoding SDR family NAD(P)-dependent oxidoreductase, whose protein sequence is MTARLLEGKTAVITGAGSGMGKAAAKLFAAQGANVVLSDINKDAADQTAEEIDRTGHVKTVYTDVGDDESVQNLVKEAFNEFEDIDILINCAGVPQFFTPIEEMSLSEWDKIMSVNLKSIFLTTRHLVPIMKRKEKGSIINIASIAGIRARPGLNAYCASKGAAIMLTRALALELAPFKIRVNAINPGPAETPMLERFLPGDPQKVEEDKKKIFLESVPLGTLIQPEDIAQAALYLASDLARAVTGEIMNVDGGRGV